In the Peptoclostridium acidaminophilum DSM 3953 genome, one interval contains:
- a CDS encoding V-type ATP synthase subunit A gives MDIGKVKAARVAMINGPVVRAEGVRGFKVREMVMVGDKKLLGEVISIDSDKAIIQVYEETEGLKAGEEVVPTGKALSLKLGPGIIGNIFDGIQRPLQKIEKISGNFISEGIGLISIDPDALWQVELKVSEGDELVPGSIYATVQESSLIEHRLMVPPEMSGKVVKVAENGKYRLEDEIVSLEDNNGVTRSLRLYQEWPVREPRPMQRRMSIEQPLITGQRVLDVFFPLGKGGTAALPGGFGTGKTMTQHQLAKWSDADIIVYIGCGERGNEMTEVLEDFPKLMDPKSGRPLMERTVLIANTSNMPVAAREASIYTGITMAEYYRDMGYHVAIMADSTSRWAEALREISGRLEEMPAEEGYPAYLPSRLAQFYERAGYVKTLSGSEGSVTVIGAVSPPGGDFSEPVTENTKRFVNAFLALDRNLAYARHYPAINYLSSYSGYIKMLSNWFKDNVAEDIVSLRAKMLELLHEEKKLMEIVELVGEDVLPDSQRLVIEISRIIKNGFLQQNAMHKEDTYVPLQKQYLMLRTINLLYEKASKAVKDGIPISQAKDDMLFAQIVKMKYNIPNDNLEGFEQLRQDIESYYEELYRRYEE, from the coding sequence ATGGATATTGGGAAGGTCAAGGCGGCCAGGGTAGCCATGATTAACGGACCTGTCGTAAGGGCCGAAGGCGTCAGGGGCTTCAAGGTCAGGGAGATGGTCATGGTTGGAGACAAAAAGCTCCTTGGCGAGGTCATATCTATAGATTCGGACAAGGCCATAATACAGGTCTATGAAGAGACGGAGGGGCTAAAGGCGGGAGAGGAGGTTGTGCCAACGGGCAAGGCGCTTTCACTCAAGCTCGGGCCAGGCATAATAGGCAATATTTTCGACGGCATACAAAGACCGCTCCAAAAGATTGAAAAGATATCGGGCAATTTCATATCGGAAGGCATTGGGCTTATATCAATAGATCCGGATGCGCTCTGGCAGGTGGAGCTCAAGGTGAGCGAAGGCGATGAGCTCGTGCCGGGCAGCATATATGCAACTGTCCAGGAGAGCAGCCTCATAGAGCACAGGCTTATGGTGCCTCCGGAGATGTCGGGCAAGGTCGTGAAAGTGGCCGAGAATGGAAAATACAGATTAGAGGATGAGATAGTAAGTCTCGAGGATAATAATGGCGTGACTCGCAGCCTCAGGCTTTACCAGGAGTGGCCAGTAAGGGAGCCAAGGCCCATGCAGCGGAGGATGTCGATAGAGCAGCCGCTGATTACGGGACAGCGAGTGCTCGATGTGTTCTTTCCGCTGGGCAAGGGCGGAACGGCCGCACTGCCGGGGGGCTTCGGCACGGGAAAGACCATGACACAGCACCAGCTTGCCAAGTGGTCTGATGCTGACATAATAGTATACATCGGCTGCGGCGAGCGCGGCAACGAGATGACAGAGGTGCTCGAGGACTTTCCAAAGCTAATGGACCCCAAAAGCGGCAGGCCTCTCATGGAAAGGACTGTGCTCATAGCCAACACCTCCAACATGCCGGTTGCGGCAAGGGAGGCCAGCATATACACCGGGATCACTATGGCAGAATACTACAGGGACATGGGATACCACGTTGCAATAATGGCAGACTCGACCTCGAGATGGGCCGAGGCCCTTAGGGAGATATCGGGAAGGCTCGAGGAGATGCCTGCAGAGGAAGGGTATCCGGCATATTTGCCTTCGAGGCTGGCGCAGTTTTATGAGAGGGCGGGGTATGTAAAGACGCTCTCTGGCAGCGAGGGATCGGTGACTGTAATCGGAGCAGTCTCGCCGCCCGGGGGCGACTTTTCGGAGCCGGTGACTGAAAACACAAAGAGGTTTGTCAACGCATTCCTTGCGCTTGACAGGAACCTGGCATACGCAAGGCATTATCCGGCCATAAACTACCTGAGCAGCTACAGCGGCTACATAAAGATGCTCTCGAACTGGTTCAAGGACAACGTGGCTGAGGACATCGTAAGCCTGAGAGCCAAGATGCTCGAGCTGCTGCACGAGGAAAAAAAGCTCATGGAGATAGTCGAGCTTGTAGGCGAGGATGTGCTTCCCGACTCGCAAAGGCTGGTAATAGAGATTTCAAGGATAATAAAAAACGGCTTCCTGCAGCAAAACGCCATGCACAAGGAGGACACTTACGTGCCTCTGCAGAAGCAGTACCTTATGCTCAGGACCATAAACCTGCTCTATGAAAAAGCCAGCAAGGCCGTCAAGGATGGCATACCAATATCGCAGGCAAAGGACGACATGCTTTTTGCCCAGATAGTCAAGATGAAATACAACATACCAAACGACAACCTCGAAGGCTTTGAACAGCTAAGACAGGACATTGAAAGCTACTACGAGGAGCTCTACAGAAGATACGAGGAGTAG
- a CDS encoding V-type ATP synthase subunit B: protein MKKEYLMLDKIEGPLIMLSGIQGVSYGEIIDITIDGQKKRSGKVVKVDKDVVIAQVFEGTSGISTTNSRVYFTGKPLEIALSEDVLGRVFDGVGRPIDGGPQIFSKEKHNVNGNPINPVAREYPRDFIQTGISAIDCMTTLIRGQKLPIFSGNGLSHNELAAQIVKQAKVGTQGNESFAVIFAAMGVKHDDADFFRKTFEQSGALERVLMFINLADDPVVERLSLPRCALTAAEYLAFEKDMHILVILTDMTSYCEALREISAAREEVPSRKGYPGYLYSDLAMLYERAGMIKGKKGSITLLPMLTMPSDDITHPVPDLTGYITEGQVVLSRDLFQKNIYPPINVLPSLSRLMKDGIGEGFTREDHDEIANQLFSLYSRVQDVRALAQIIGEEELSELDRKYMDFGRRFEEVFLAQDFNENREIGETLDMGWEIADIMPVEELDRLKPETIKKYLPSQKQG, encoded by the coding sequence ATGAAAAAGGAATACTTGATGCTAGACAAGATAGAAGGCCCTCTTATTATGCTCTCGGGCATCCAGGGAGTCTCATACGGTGAGATAATAGACATAACAATAGACGGCCAGAAAAAAAGAAGCGGGAAGGTTGTAAAGGTCGACAAGGACGTTGTCATAGCCCAGGTTTTCGAAGGCACCTCAGGCATATCAACAACGAACTCGAGAGTATACTTCACGGGCAAGCCTCTTGAAATAGCGCTCTCCGAGGATGTGCTCGGAAGGGTGTTCGACGGCGTGGGCCGCCCTATAGACGGCGGGCCGCAGATATTCAGCAAGGAAAAGCACAACGTCAACGGCAATCCGATAAACCCGGTTGCCCGCGAATACCCCAGGGACTTCATACAAACGGGCATATCGGCGATAGACTGCATGACTACGCTAATAAGGGGGCAAAAGCTACCCATATTCTCGGGCAACGGACTTTCGCACAACGAGCTTGCGGCCCAGATAGTAAAGCAGGCCAAGGTGGGAACGCAGGGAAACGAGAGCTTTGCCGTGATATTTGCGGCAATGGGAGTAAAGCACGATGACGCCGACTTTTTCAGAAAGACATTCGAGCAGTCCGGAGCGCTCGAGCGGGTTCTAATGTTCATAAACCTGGCGGATGATCCGGTGGTTGAGAGGCTCTCACTTCCAAGGTGCGCGCTTACAGCCGCGGAATATCTGGCATTTGAAAAGGACATGCACATACTAGTAATACTAACTGACATGACAAGCTACTGCGAGGCGCTTAGGGAGATATCGGCGGCGAGGGAGGAGGTCCCATCGAGAAAGGGATACCCGGGCTATCTCTACAGCGACCTTGCCATGCTATACGAAAGGGCGGGCATGATAAAAGGCAAGAAGGGTTCAATAACGCTTCTGCCCATGCTGACTATGCCAAGCGACGACATAACGCATCCCGTGCCGGACCTTACGGGCTATATCACGGAAGGGCAGGTCGTGCTCTCGCGTGACCTGTTCCAGAAGAACATATACCCGCCTATAAACGTGCTGCCGTCGCTTTCAAGGCTCATGAAGGACGGCATAGGGGAAGGCTTCACAAGGGAGGACCACGATGAGATAGCGAACCAGCTGTTTTCACTCTACTCGAGGGTCCAGGATGTAAGGGCGCTGGCCCAGATAATAGGCGAGGAGGAGCTCTCGGAGCTTGACCGGAAATACATGGATTTTGGAAGAAGGTTTGAGGAGGTGTTCCTTGCCCAGGACTTCAACGAGAACAGGGAGATTGGCGAGACTCTCGATATGGGGTGGGAAATTGCAGACATAATGCCTGTAGAGGAGCTCGACAGGCTTAAGCCCGAAACCATCAAAAAATATCTGCCGTCCCAAAAGCAGGGGTGA
- the galU gene encoding UTP--glucose-1-phosphate uridylyltransferase GalU — MIKKVKKAVIPAAGLGTRFLPATKAQPKEMLPIVDKPTLQYIIEEAVNSGIEEILIITGRNKKSIEDHFDKSVELELELEKKGKDDLLELVRGISDMANIYYIRQKEPLGLGHAVYCARSFIGDEPFAVLLGDDIVDAKTPCLKQLIGAYDEYGTSILGVQSVAREDVNKYGIVDGYEVGKGAYRVNSLVEKPDPANAPSEIAILGRYIITPQIFEILRNTKPGKGGEIQLTDALNVLAKESSMHAYVFEGRRYDVGDKMGYLQATIDFALKRDDLRAGLMDFMKQKLECGV; from the coding sequence ATGATAAAAAAAGTGAAAAAGGCGGTAATACCTGCTGCCGGCCTTGGAACGAGATTCCTTCCTGCAACTAAGGCTCAGCCAAAGGAGATGCTACCCATAGTTGACAAGCCCACATTGCAATACATTATAGAAGAAGCTGTGAATTCGGGCATTGAGGAGATACTGATAATAACCGGAAGGAATAAAAAAAGCATAGAGGACCACTTCGACAAGTCCGTGGAGCTCGAGCTTGAGCTTGAAAAAAAGGGCAAGGACGACCTTCTCGAGCTTGTAAGAGGCATATCCGATATGGCCAACATCTACTACATAAGGCAGAAGGAGCCGCTGGGACTTGGCCACGCTGTATACTGCGCCAGGAGCTTCATAGGCGATGAGCCTTTTGCGGTGCTTTTGGGAGACGACATTGTCGATGCAAAGACGCCGTGTCTGAAGCAGCTCATAGGAGCATACGATGAGTACGGGACATCCATACTTGGGGTGCAGAGCGTGGCAAGAGAGGATGTAAACAAGTATGGCATAGTTGACGGTTACGAGGTCGGCAAGGGAGCCTATAGGGTAAACAGCCTTGTAGAAAAGCCGGATCCGGCAAATGCGCCTTCGGAGATTGCAATACTTGGAAGATATATAATAACCCCGCAGATATTCGAAATACTAAGGAATACAAAGCCTGGCAAGGGCGGGGAGATACAGCTCACAGACGCTCTCAACGTGCTTGCCAAGGAGTCTAGTATGCACGCTTATGTGTTCGAGGGGAGACGATATGACGTGGGCGACAAGATGGGATACCTCCAGGCCACAATAGATTTTGCGCTCAAAAGGGACGACCTCAGAGCTGGCCTTATGGATTTCATGAAGCAAAAGCTGGAGTGCGGCGTATAG
- the hpf gene encoding ribosome hibernation-promoting factor, HPF/YfiA family, translating to MKVTVSGKNIQITDALQSSVESKLSKLEKYFNKEIEATATLSTQKNLQKIEVTIPVDGSILRGEEVQENLYVAIDLVVDKLARQLRKYKEKLQTKEHKTIRFENIEPYVVEEGEDAKAESKIVRRKRIGLKPMMEEEAVLQMELSGQDFYVFINADTDETNVVYKRKAGNYGIIEPE from the coding sequence ATGAAAGTAACAGTAAGCGGAAAAAACATACAAATAACGGATGCACTACAAAGCTCAGTCGAGTCTAAGCTAAGCAAGTTGGAGAAGTATTTCAACAAGGAGATAGAGGCTACTGCAACGCTTAGCACTCAGAAGAACCTTCAGAAGATAGAAGTTACAATTCCAGTGGACGGTTCAATACTTAGGGGCGAAGAGGTTCAGGAGAACCTTTATGTAGCCATAGACCTTGTTGTTGACAAGCTGGCAAGACAGCTCAGAAAGTACAAGGAAAAGCTTCAAACCAAGGAACACAAGACAATAAGATTTGAAAACATAGAGCCTTACGTTGTTGAGGAAGGCGAGGATGCAAAGGCTGAATCAAAGATAGTAAGAAGAAAGAGAATAGGCCTCAAACCTATGATGGAGGAAGAGGCAGTGCTTCAAATGGAGCTCTCGGGACAAGATTTCTACGTGTTTATCAATGCAGATACTGACGAGACCAACGTGGTTTACAAGCGTAAGGCTGGAAACTACGGGATCATAGAACCAGAATAG
- a CDS encoding efflux RND transporter permease subunit translates to MNLPSMSVKRPVTTLMFMLIAVLIGTVSLFKLPVDLYPELEVPVAIVSVDYKGVAPQEMETLVTKPLEQSLATVRDLKNISSYSREGNSIIVVEFEYGTDMDFAALEMREKVDMVKGALPDDSSAPLVLKIDPNAQPVIQIGASSNMETGELKTLVEDDILSRFERLEGVASVDISGGEETEVRIELDPEKLSGYGLSIGDIRNALRSENLNLPGGNVNNGDKELLVRTTAEFKSVDEIAELPISLRGDGVVRLSDIASVKLGYKEQTSLSRLNGKNSIGISITKQSVANTVNVAKNVLEELSRVTEDHPEIEFVVGSDQSEFINKSIDNVTSNAVAGGLLAVVVLFLFLRNIRSTFIVGIAIPISIISTFALMYFTGLTINLISLGGLALGIGMLVDNSIVVLENVYRFREQGYSKGEAAVAGAREVGMAITASTMTTIAVFLPIVFVQGFTAIIFKQLSFTVVFSLLASLVVALTVVPMMASQVLEVGEVKQRRHKGVCIGKFLDMFSRLIDSIDSKYSKLLHFVLSHRKTTVIAALGVFVASVISVAFVGGEFFPKEDQGQFTVTIETPFGTSLEDSDAYVQRIEEIVEGIPEREKVFSNVGSTEGFSLTASNSSTVNVMLVNQKDRKRSTEEIVEDVREKAQGIAGAKITVTEASSMGMGPTGSAIEIEIRGDDIDTLKAIGADIEEIVKKVPGTAEVSSSTKEGDPEVRVSIDRNRASHYGITASEAASALEASVEGVKATTLKTGSDEIDVNVSMNDRVKDSVENMKQILISSNSGTSVALGQIADIDYGNSPTQITRINQTRTVSVGSQLSGRDLKSVTDEIESKLSGYQLPAGYSYEFKGQQQDMMEAFSSLFLALLLSIVIVYMILASQFESLIHPLTVMLSVPFALSGGFLALFLTGRALSVPAFIGVIMLSGIVVNNAIVLVDYINQLRSRGMDRQDAVVKAGFTRFRPILMTTMTTLLGLLPLALGIGEGAATQAPMATVVIGGLALSTLLTLAFIPVVYTIFDDWTVKIRSFAEKVGIIRDRKGV, encoded by the coding sequence ATGAATTTGCCAAGTATGTCCGTAAAAAGGCCTGTCACGACGCTGATGTTCATGCTCATAGCTGTTCTCATTGGAACGGTGTCACTTTTCAAGCTGCCAGTTGATCTCTATCCGGAGCTTGAGGTGCCCGTGGCTATAGTTTCAGTAGACTACAAGGGCGTCGCCCCGCAGGAGATGGAGACGCTTGTCACAAAGCCGCTGGAGCAGTCTTTGGCTACAGTAAGGGATCTGAAGAACATATCATCGTACTCGAGGGAGGGCAACTCGATAATAGTTGTAGAGTTCGAATACGGGACCGACATGGATTTTGCAGCCCTCGAGATGAGGGAGAAGGTGGACATGGTCAAGGGAGCGCTACCGGACGATTCGTCGGCTCCGCTTGTGCTCAAGATTGACCCGAATGCCCAGCCTGTAATCCAGATAGGCGCATCTTCGAACATGGAGACAGGCGAGCTCAAGACTCTGGTAGAGGACGACATTCTTTCGAGATTTGAAAGGCTTGAGGGAGTGGCTTCGGTAGATATCTCCGGAGGAGAGGAGACTGAGGTAAGGATAGAGCTCGACCCGGAAAAACTCTCTGGCTACGGGCTGTCGATTGGCGACATCAGAAATGCTCTGCGATCCGAGAACCTGAACCTGCCGGGTGGAAATGTAAACAACGGGGACAAAGAGCTGCTTGTAAGGACTACAGCCGAATTCAAGAGTGTTGATGAAATAGCTGAGCTGCCCATATCGCTGCGCGGAGACGGCGTTGTAAGGCTTTCAGACATAGCATCGGTCAAGCTCGGCTACAAGGAGCAGACAAGCCTTTCAAGGCTTAACGGGAAAAACAGCATAGGGATATCAATAACAAAGCAGTCAGTTGCAAATACTGTAAATGTTGCAAAGAATGTTCTTGAGGAGCTTTCGCGAGTAACGGAAGATCATCCGGAGATAGAATTTGTTGTCGGCTCGGACCAGTCGGAGTTCATAAACAAGTCAATTGACAACGTGACATCAAATGCTGTGGCCGGTGGGCTGCTGGCTGTCGTAGTGCTATTTTTGTTCCTCAGGAACATCAGGTCAACTTTTATAGTCGGAATAGCTATACCGATATCAATAATTTCAACCTTTGCACTGATGTATTTTACGGGACTTACAATAAATCTGATATCACTTGGCGGATTGGCGCTAGGCATAGGAATGCTGGTGGACAACTCAATAGTTGTACTTGAAAACGTCTACAGGTTCAGGGAACAGGGCTACAGCAAGGGGGAGGCGGCAGTAGCGGGAGCCAGGGAGGTTGGTATGGCAATAACCGCATCTACAATGACTACCATAGCCGTATTCCTTCCAATAGTGTTCGTACAGGGTTTCACAGCTATAATATTCAAGCAGCTCTCTTTCACTGTAGTATTCTCGCTGCTGGCATCGCTTGTAGTGGCGCTTACAGTGGTGCCCATGATGGCATCGCAGGTACTCGAGGTGGGCGAGGTCAAGCAGAGAAGGCACAAGGGGGTTTGCATAGGGAAATTTCTCGACATGTTCTCTAGGCTTATTGACTCTATTGACAGCAAGTACAGCAAGCTGCTTCATTTTGTGCTTTCTCACAGAAAGACTACTGTAATTGCTGCACTTGGAGTGTTTGTGGCATCTGTGATATCCGTCGCGTTTGTAGGCGGAGAGTTCTTTCCCAAGGAGGACCAGGGCCAGTTTACCGTCACAATAGAGACGCCTTTTGGCACAAGCCTTGAGGACTCGGACGCATATGTGCAAAGGATTGAGGAGATAGTCGAGGGAATACCGGAAAGGGAGAAGGTATTCTCAAACGTTGGCTCTACAGAGGGTTTCAGCCTCACAGCATCCAACTCTTCAACGGTAAACGTAATGCTTGTAAATCAAAAGGACAGGAAGAGGTCGACAGAGGAAATTGTTGAGGATGTAAGGGAAAAGGCGCAGGGCATAGCCGGAGCCAAGATTACTGTAACTGAGGCTTCCAGCATGGGAATGGGACCAACAGGCTCGGCGATAGAAATAGAAATAAGGGGTGACGACATAGACACCCTGAAGGCAATAGGGGCGGATATTGAAGAGATAGTCAAAAAAGTTCCGGGTACGGCCGAGGTTTCAAGCAGCACCAAGGAGGGAGACCCTGAGGTCAGGGTTTCGATCGATCGAAACCGTGCATCACATTACGGGATAACCGCAAGCGAGGCGGCAAGCGCGCTCGAGGCATCTGTGGAAGGCGTCAAGGCCACGACCCTCAAAACAGGCAGCGATGAGATTGACGTCAACGTGTCCATGAACGACAGGGTGAAAGACTCTGTTGAAAACATGAAGCAGATACTCATAAGCTCGAATTCAGGCACTTCGGTGGCGCTTGGCCAGATTGCGGACATAGACTACGGCAATTCGCCAACCCAGATAACAAGGATCAACCAGACCAGGACTGTCAGCGTGGGCTCGCAGCTTAGCGGAAGGGATCTTAAGTCGGTGACTGACGAGATAGAATCAAAACTGAGCGGCTACCAGCTGCCAGCCGGGTACAGCTACGAGTTCAAGGGGCAGCAGCAGGATATGATGGAGGCCTTTTCGAGCCTTTTCCTTGCCCTGTTGCTCTCTATAGTCATTGTCTACATGATACTGGCATCGCAGTTTGAATCGCTGATTCACCCGCTTACAGTAATGCTTTCGGTGCCGTTTGCGCTCTCGGGAGGATTCCTGGCGCTGTTCCTGACTGGAAGGGCGCTTTCGGTTCCGGCTTTCATAGGCGTAATCATGCTCTCGGGAATAGTCGTAAACAACGCCATAGTACTTGTGGACTATATAAACCAGCTAAGAAGCAGGGGGATGGACAGGCAGGATGCCGTTGTCAAGGCAGGCTTTACAAGATTCAGGCCGATACTGATGACCACTATGACTACTCTGCTTGGACTGCTGCCGCTTGCCCTGGGAATAGGCGAGGGAGCCGCTACTCAGGCGCCTATGGCGACAGTAGTAATTGGCGGCCTTGCGCTTTCGACACTGCTGACGCTTGCGTTCATTCCGGTGGTATATACAATATTCGATGACTGGACAGTAAAAATTAGAAGCTTTGCAGAAAAAGTGGGTATAATAAGAGACAGAAAAGGGGTGTAG
- a CDS encoding efflux RND transporter periplasmic adaptor subunit — translation MKIRKICILIAALLAATAVFGGCSKKEQASSDADKAISVQVEPVQERDITLTTVISGKISPIQEAGVSAKLQSQIESVNVEIGDYVSAGDILFTMDSDSLRAGYQQAQAAYNSSRAGYEKAQQASANAKLNLERNRMLYEQGAISKQAYENMQLQAMDQDLEMASYGVESAQAAVQSAGIMLDNAVVRAPISGTVALVNVQKGSMPPQGMASIVITDSSRVQMDATVSEYLINKINRGEELDVRIKSASSKPFKGRITALSSATASGSMTYPIKIELENPQGMIKAGMFAEVDIATEGEKSVLSVPSDAVIVKGGEKQVFVIEGGEARSRKVETGIDDGKFARIISGVKKGEQVAVKGQNYLDDGSKVKISGQESAE, via the coding sequence ATGAAAATAAGGAAAATTTGTATTCTGATTGCGGCGCTTCTGGCGGCAACAGCAGTTTTCGGAGGCTGCAGCAAGAAAGAGCAGGCATCGTCAGATGCCGACAAGGCAATAAGCGTCCAGGTGGAGCCTGTGCAGGAGAGAGACATAACTTTGACTACGGTCATTTCAGGAAAGATAAGCCCAATCCAGGAAGCTGGGGTTTCGGCAAAGCTGCAGAGCCAGATAGAAAGCGTCAATGTGGAGATAGGCGACTATGTAAGCGCCGGGGACATACTCTTCACGATGGACAGCGACAGCCTCAGGGCTGGTTATCAGCAGGCACAGGCAGCGTACAATTCTTCAAGAGCCGGCTACGAAAAAGCGCAGCAGGCTTCGGCCAATGCCAAGCTCAACCTCGAGAGGAACAGGATGCTGTATGAGCAGGGCGCCATATCAAAACAGGCGTACGAGAATATGCAGCTTCAGGCCATGGATCAGGACCTTGAGATGGCAAGCTACGGCGTGGAGAGCGCTCAGGCGGCAGTCCAAAGCGCTGGCATAATGCTTGACAACGCAGTTGTGCGGGCTCCGATATCGGGCACTGTAGCACTCGTGAATGTTCAAAAGGGCAGCATGCCGCCACAGGGAATGGCGTCTATAGTAATAACGGATTCATCCAGAGTTCAGATGGATGCGACTGTTTCTGAGTATCTAATAAACAAGATAAATAGGGGCGAAGAGCTGGACGTCAGGATAAAGTCAGCATCGTCAAAGCCTTTCAAAGGCAGGATTACGGCCTTGTCTAGTGCAACTGCAAGCGGGTCGATGACGTATCCCATAAAGATAGAGCTTGAAAATCCGCAAGGCATGATAAAGGCCGGCATGTTTGCCGAGGTTGACATAGCCACGGAAGGTGAAAAAAGCGTGCTCAGCGTTCCGTCGGATGCCGTAATTGTAAAAGGCGGAGAAAAGCAGGTGTTTGTCATAGAGGGCGGCGAGGCGAGGTCGAGAAAGGTTGAAACCGGAATCGACGATGGCAAATTTGCAAGGATAATAAGCGGCGTCAAAAAGGGCGAGCAGGTAGCTGTCAAGGGGCAAAACTATCTTGACGACGGTTCAAAAGTCAAAATAAGCGGACAGGAGAGTGCCGAGTAA
- a CDS encoding V-type ATP synthase subunit D, with amino-acid sequence MNVQTAATKANLMRLKSSLEFSQKAFELLDKKRNVLIREMMTLVDRSKEIQAEIAIVFSDAYKALEMVNVSFGMEYVEDLALSIQKDEDYEILMKSVMGVEIPSVKYEKHPVTPNYGFFRTNPAFDIAIRNFRQVKYLIYELAQVENSVYRLAVEIKKTQRRANALENVQIPRYKAQAKYIQEVLEEKDREDFFRLKRIKGKK; translated from the coding sequence ATGAATGTACAGACAGCCGCAACCAAAGCGAATCTCATGAGGCTCAAAAGCTCCCTTGAATTTTCGCAAAAGGCCTTCGAGCTTCTCGACAAGAAAAGGAACGTGCTGATACGCGAGATGATGACACTGGTTGACAGGTCAAAGGAGATACAAGCGGAGATAGCTATAGTTTTTTCCGACGCGTACAAGGCGCTTGAGATGGTCAATGTGTCATTTGGCATGGAGTACGTCGAGGATCTTGCCCTTTCGATACAAAAGGACGAGGACTACGAAATACTAATGAAGAGCGTAATGGGAGTAGAGATTCCAAGCGTAAAATATGAAAAGCATCCGGTCACCCCAAACTACGGCTTTTTCAGGACAAACCCGGCCTTTGACATAGCCATAAGAAACTTCAGGCAGGTGAAATATCTGATATACGAGCTGGCGCAGGTTGAAAACTCTGTGTATCGGCTTGCGGTTGAGATAAAAAAGACGCAGCGGAGGGCAAATGCGCTCGAGAACGTTCAGATTCCAAGGTACAAGGCTCAGGCCAAGTATATACAGGAGGTGCTCGAGGAGAAGGACCGCGAGGATTTTTTCAGGCTCAAGAGGATAAAAGGCAAAAAATAA
- a CDS encoding V-type ATP synthase subunit E: protein MVTFEDKLELFKSMVYDKVKEESDARVEKLKAENERILSQSRERLQGEADRIIEDMVERGDLKKQEIISQETMEGRRMVLLKLSGFVDMLMQRLYARGAEFAGGEGYREFFLNKLTKALAGIAERECSGRTLMLELTAKDRELFGADIRELFERRGCESSKIEFLELSSEHIGGFVLTDKDGTFRIDSSLSEMIDENREKVGRMVFEYLEENGDDYE from the coding sequence ATGGTAACATTCGAGGACAAGCTCGAACTTTTCAAGAGCATGGTATACGACAAGGTCAAGGAAGAATCGGACGCCCGCGTGGAGAAGCTGAAGGCAGAAAATGAAAGGATACTTTCGCAAAGCAGGGAAAGACTTCAAGGCGAGGCTGACCGGATAATAGAGGACATGGTTGAACGGGGAGATCTCAAAAAACAGGAGATAATTTCCCAGGAGACCATGGAGGGCAGAAGGATGGTGCTGCTCAAGCTGAGCGGCTTTGTAGACATGCTGATGCAGCGCCTCTACGCAAGAGGCGCGGAGTTCGCCGGAGGTGAGGGTTACAGAGAGTTTTTCCTCAACAAGCTGACGAAGGCGCTTGCAGGCATAGCAGAAAGGGAATGCTCAGGCAGGACGCTAATGCTCGAGCTTACCGCAAAGGACAGGGAGCTGTTTGGAGCGGACATAAGGGAGCTGTTCGAAAGAAGAGGCTGCGAGAGCAGCAAGATTGAATTCCTCGAGCTCTCGAGTGAGCATATAGGAGGGTTTGTGCTCACAGACAAGGATGGAACCTTCAGGATCGACAGCTCTTTGTCGGAAATGATAGACGAAAACAGGGAAAAGGTAGGGCGCATGGTGTTTGAATACCTTGAAGAGAATGGTGATGACTATGAATAA